In the genome of Acetobacter oryzifermentans, one region contains:
- a CDS encoding alpha/beta hydrolase has translation MTMQKIAGNQVAMSDFSDVPQNSVPARPNLPSRLLLRCITWQEQLKRKYAGKDASEADRPHNVAQEMAAFLVRLRKAMDTPSFPLRLSSVPMRRVVTLSIPGAAGPMRARLFIPYGRVRGALLYLHGGGFVHCGLNSHYGICCRLARASGAAVLLPDYRLAPEHPFPAAIDDSQAALQWLAGASARYWGGKVAVAGDSAGGNLAAVLAQDGRAGLGPKPVIQLLYYPSLYGEKLFPSHRTYEKGYFLSRRSMQWYGDQYIQKEEDWLHPRFAPGLNRDLQGLPPAVIITAECDPMRDEGTAYAQALERAGVKVIYHCYPGALHAFLNFYAFMPHGKAALRLGGKALKKAFAA, from the coding sequence ATGACGATGCAGAAAATTGCCGGTAATCAGGTAGCTATGTCTGATTTTTCTGATGTGCCTCAAAACTCTGTGCCCGCACGGCCCAATCTTCCATCTCGGCTTTTGCTGCGCTGTATCACATGGCAGGAGCAGCTTAAGCGGAAGTATGCGGGCAAAGATGCGTCTGAAGCAGACAGGCCCCATAATGTAGCGCAGGAAATGGCTGCGTTTCTTGTGCGGTTGCGCAAGGCTATGGATACGCCTTCCTTCCCGCTACGTCTTTCATCTGTGCCGATGCGAAGGGTCGTGACATTATCTATCCCCGGTGCTGCGGGGCCTATGCGGGCGCGCCTTTTTATTCCCTATGGGCGGGTAAGGGGCGCGTTGCTGTACCTGCATGGCGGGGGGTTTGTGCACTGTGGGTTGAATTCCCATTACGGTATTTGCTGCCGCTTGGCGCGGGCTTCTGGGGCGGCTGTGCTCTTGCCCGATTATCGCTTAGCGCCAGAGCATCCTTTTCCCGCTGCTATTGATGACAGTCAGGCTGCTTTGCAGTGGCTTGCTGGTGCTTCTGCCCGGTATTGGGGGGGTAAAGTTGCCGTTGCGGGGGATAGTGCTGGTGGAAATCTGGCTGCTGTTTTGGCACAGGATGGGCGCGCGGGGCTGGGGCCCAAACCTGTTATACAGTTGTTGTATTATCCATCCTTATACGGAGAGAAGCTTTTTCCATCTCACCGCACTTACGAGAAAGGATATTTTCTCTCCCGCAGGTCCATGCAGTGGTATGGAGATCAGTATATTCAAAAGGAAGAAGACTGGCTGCATCCACGTTTTGCGCCGGGCTTAAACCGAGATTTACAAGGCTTACCGCCAGCCGTTATTATTACAGCCGAATGTGATCCAATGCGTGATGAGGGCACGGCCTATGCGCAGGCTTTGGAGCGGGCGGGAGTTAAAGTGATATATCACTGTTACCCCGGTGCCCTGCATGCGTTTCTGAACTTTTACGCCTTTATGCCGCATGGCAAGGCAGCCTTACGCTTGGGAGGTAAGGCGCTGAAGAAAGCCTTTGCCGCATAA
- the mraZ gene encoding division/cell wall cluster transcriptional repressor MraZ, translated as MGVFLGTHENRFDAKGRISIPAGFRSVLKTQQTEGDALMILRPSHTLPCVEAWPAVAFARLTEPLDRLDMFSDEHDDLAAALYADAYPIDPDREGRIILPEFLRDHAGLADSPTAAFMGVGRIFQIWEPQAAQQRRVEARQRSRRVSIPATGGADSKGRNA; from the coding sequence GTGGGCGTATTTCTCGGCACGCATGAAAATCGATTCGACGCCAAGGGGCGTATTTCGATTCCTGCCGGGTTCCGTTCAGTACTCAAAACGCAGCAGACGGAAGGTGACGCGCTGATGATTCTCCGCCCCTCCCATACCCTGCCCTGTGTTGAGGCATGGCCTGCCGTGGCTTTTGCACGCCTGACCGAACCGCTTGATCGGCTGGACATGTTTTCTGATGAGCATGATGATCTGGCGGCTGCCCTATATGCTGATGCTTACCCCATAGACCCCGATCGTGAAGGCCGCATTATTTTACCCGAATTTTTACGTGATCATGCCGGGCTGGCAGATAGTCCCACGGCTGCCTTTATGGGCGTTGGTCGTATCTTTCAGATATGGGAACCTCAGGCCGCGCAGCAGCGCCGGGTAGAAGCACGCCAGCGTTCACGCCGCGTTAGCATTCCGGCTACAGGTGGGGCAGATTCAAAAGGGCGCAATGCATGA
- the rsmH gene encoding 16S rRNA (cytosine(1402)-N(4))-methyltransferase RsmH, whose amino-acid sequence MNALSAFTPPETAQGHIPVMLPEVLEYLYPADGERILDCTFGGGGYSSAILKSADCNVWGIDRDPDAIARGQALSRHFPAANGTSRLHMLQGSFGNMQALASAAGISTFDGIVLDLGVSSFQLDEADRGFSFRMEGPLDMRMEKSGPSAADIVNKAPEAELADIFHFYGEERHARRLARAVVNARSEMPFETTTQLANLVRSVIPKDRSGIDSATRAFQGLRIAVNDELGEIERGLEQALDMLAPGGRLVVVSFHSLEDRIAKRMVQHATGKDKSFSRYDPRAAGTPAPEADFVALTHKARRPTDTECSYNPRARSARLRAVMKRASTPASVKKG is encoded by the coding sequence ATGAACGCTCTTTCTGCCTTTACACCCCCTGAAACGGCTCAGGGCCATATTCCCGTTATGTTGCCAGAAGTTCTGGAATATCTTTATCCCGCAGATGGTGAGCGTATTCTGGATTGCACGTTTGGTGGAGGCGGCTACAGCTCTGCCATTCTAAAAAGCGCAGATTGCAATGTCTGGGGTATTGACCGTGACCCGGACGCAATTGCGCGCGGGCAAGCACTCAGCCGTCATTTCCCTGCCGCCAATGGCACATCTCGCCTCCATATGTTGCAAGGCAGCTTTGGCAACATGCAGGCGCTTGCCAGTGCCGCAGGCATTTCCACGTTCGATGGCATTGTGCTGGACTTGGGCGTCTCCTCCTTTCAGTTGGATGAAGCTGACCGCGGCTTTTCCTTCCGTATGGAAGGCCCGTTGGATATGCGCATGGAAAAATCCGGGCCATCAGCCGCAGATATCGTCAACAAGGCACCGGAAGCAGAACTGGCAGATATTTTCCATTTTTATGGAGAAGAGCGCCACGCACGCCGTCTTGCCCGCGCTGTTGTAAACGCACGTTCGGAAATGCCTTTTGAAACCACAACACAACTGGCCAATCTTGTACGCTCTGTTATTCCCAAAGATCGTTCCGGCATAGATTCCGCTACGCGCGCCTTTCAGGGCCTGCGCATTGCCGTGAATGATGAACTGGGCGAAATTGAGCGCGGGCTTGAACAGGCGCTGGATATGCTGGCACCTGGTGGACGACTGGTTGTTGTTTCCTTCCATTCACTGGAAGACCGTATCGCCAAACGTATGGTGCAGCATGCCACGGGCAAGGATAAAAGCTTTTCACGCTATGATCCTCGCGCCGCAGGCACCCCAGCGCCAGAAGCCGATTTTGTGGCCCTTACACACAAAGCGCGGCGGCCCACCGATACCGAATGTAGCTATAATCCGCGCGCCAGAAGTGCACGGCTGCGCGCTGTCATGAAACGTGCTTCAACCCCTGCTTCCGTAAAAAAGGGCTAA
- the ftsL gene encoding cell division protein FtsL, producing the protein MIPRPFTCCCAVLAIASGFFLYTKKHQTTLLDQQISQIVKETEHVRTQTSILRTEWALENQPERLAQLVARHEAGLQTMNPTQFVRMADLESHLPAVVKDAQPPAPALVADKSTNVAPPPVIAPTVHAPAVVADARPAHVTPPAVPHQARPVAAPTIVADVPHVAAEPAPRPRATSVADAAPVLHVPTLHHDHPHTAPEPVAAPVRVAQTTEPAVPSHPVHHMAVETPRPQAVASTNVDDDAPVAPVRHSLTHAASPAIRHVAQASDDDTAPIRHPLPVAAASWHATRPHRASSAPSSYMEARATSGYSSGSLLSRGGDALPAPVPVAN; encoded by the coding sequence ATGATCCCCCGTCCATTTACATGCTGCTGTGCGGTTCTGGCGATTGCATCTGGCTTTTTCCTTTACACAAAGAAGCACCAGACCACCCTTCTCGATCAGCAAATTTCGCAGATCGTGAAGGAAACGGAGCACGTTCGCACACAAACATCCATCCTGCGCACGGAATGGGCTTTGGAAAACCAGCCTGAACGCTTGGCCCAGCTTGTGGCGCGGCATGAGGCTGGGTTACAGACCATGAACCCTACGCAGTTTGTACGTATGGCTGATTTGGAAAGCCACCTGCCTGCGGTTGTAAAAGATGCCCAGCCGCCTGCACCGGCATTGGTTGCAGACAAATCAACCAATGTTGCCCCCCCGCCAGTTATTGCGCCCACAGTGCACGCACCGGCTGTTGTGGCTGATGCACGCCCTGCGCACGTAACACCACCGGCAGTTCCCCATCAGGCGCGCCCCGTGGCCGCACCAACTATTGTGGCTGATGTACCGCATGTTGCAGCGGAACCTGCCCCTCGTCCACGCGCAACATCTGTAGCTGATGCCGCACCTGTTCTGCATGTACCTACCTTACATCATGATCACCCTCATACTGCGCCTGAACCCGTAGCTGCACCAGTGCGTGTTGCACAAACAACCGAGCCCGCCGTACCTTCGCACCCTGTGCACCACATGGCTGTAGAAACACCGCGCCCGCAGGCTGTTGCCTCCACCAACGTGGATGACGATGCACCTGTAGCCCCGGTTCGCCACAGCCTTACCCATGCGGCATCCCCTGCCATTCGGCACGTTGCACAAGCTTCGGATGATGATACGGCGCCAATCCGCCATCCTCTGCCAGTTGCAGCGGCTAGCTGGCATGCTACACGCCCGCATCGCGCATCTTCGGCACCTTCCAGCTATATGGAAGCGCGCGCGACTTCCGGCTATAGCAGCGGTTCTTTGCTCAGCCGCGGTGGTGATGCGCTGCCGGCTCCGGTTCCGGTTGCCAACTGA
- a CDS encoding peptidoglycan D,D-transpeptidase FtsI family protein, which translates to MSVSPNDPEPTRTVGVTGDDLRARAHRDQMHVRLLGVAGGFCLIFAVVAIKLTIATVVHPMTPEKRQIAPQVPEIPKIDPKGSLAGDFSLPQVHRASIVDRNGQTLALSLPVAQVYANPQELIDPKDVAHKLKSILKDIDEQETADRLSRPKQFVYIARNISPQQELAINNLGIPGIYFEPGERRHYPLGRMAAQIMGTVDIDDHGVAGIEKYFDKRLLSDHRPLHLSLDIRVQSAVREEVANAMQTFQAIGACGIVMDVRTGEIIAMVSLPDFDANNFAHATNDERFNRAVTGLYEPGSTFKLQTTAMGLETGTIHIWDRFSSVPLHIGRFTIRDMKSDHFSPWLTLPEVMAYSSNPAAAHIALDVGGKKQSEWLRSMGFFSPVPVELPEAARPLVPHQWGIATVMTVGFGHGVAEPPLAIVRGTAATVNGGILVTPTLLDKEDPANATVSAPGISPQFASGIQNAALEQSVEDDTQSSGADAPVTPAGPRILSEKVSSLLRRLLRLDVTHGTGRTAESPGYFVGGKTGTAEKIGPHGGYLKHVNISAFTGIFPMNSPHYAVYVMLDSPKPTPQTHGWTTAGWNAAPTVSKIVSRIGPMLQIFPDTEHAEQIDAQMALPLHPAVPRGVRPLGPGNDPGDPRKAEAEHKAEKEALKRAMAERKKAAAEVMDE; encoded by the coding sequence ATGTCTGTCTCCCCCAATGACCCCGAACCAACGCGTACAGTAGGTGTTACGGGGGACGATTTGCGCGCCCGCGCACATCGGGACCAAATGCATGTAAGGCTTTTGGGTGTTGCTGGCGGTTTTTGCCTGATTTTTGCCGTTGTCGCCATTAAGCTTACTATTGCAACCGTCGTTCACCCCATGACGCCAGAAAAGCGGCAGATTGCGCCACAGGTTCCTGAAATTCCTAAAATTGACCCCAAGGGCAGCCTTGCTGGTGATTTCTCTCTGCCGCAAGTACACCGTGCTTCCATTGTGGATCGCAACGGCCAAACCTTGGCGCTTTCTCTGCCTGTTGCGCAGGTTTATGCAAACCCGCAAGAGCTGATCGACCCCAAGGATGTTGCGCACAAGCTAAAGTCTATCCTGAAGGATATAGATGAGCAGGAAACCGCTGATCGCCTTTCCCGCCCCAAGCAGTTTGTTTACATCGCACGTAATATTTCGCCCCAACAGGAACTGGCCATCAATAACCTTGGCATTCCGGGCATCTATTTCGAACCGGGTGAAAGGCGGCATTACCCGTTAGGCCGCATGGCCGCCCAGATTATGGGCACTGTTGATATTGACGATCACGGCGTGGCTGGGATTGAAAAATACTTTGATAAGCGCCTGCTTTCTGATCATCGCCCGCTCCATCTCTCACTGGATATTCGTGTTCAGTCTGCTGTGCGTGAAGAAGTGGCAAATGCCATGCAGACATTCCAAGCCATTGGGGCATGTGGCATTGTGATGGATGTGCGCACCGGTGAAATTATCGCCATGGTCAGTCTGCCTGACTTTGATGCCAATAATTTTGCCCATGCCACTAATGATGAGCGCTTTAACCGTGCGGTTACTGGTTTGTACGAACCGGGGTCTACCTTTAAGCTGCAAACAACGGCTATGGGGCTGGAAACAGGCACTATCCATATTTGGGATCGGTTTTCATCCGTACCGTTGCATATCGGACGCTTTACTATCCGCGATATGAAGAGTGACCATTTCTCTCCGTGGCTGACATTGCCCGAGGTGATGGCTTATTCCTCCAACCCGGCAGCCGCACATATCGCGTTGGATGTTGGGGGCAAAAAACAGTCCGAATGGCTGCGTTCCATGGGGTTTTTCTCCCCCGTTCCGGTGGAACTGCCAGAAGCTGCACGCCCATTGGTGCCACATCAATGGGGTATTGCCACGGTTATGACAGTTGGGTTCGGGCATGGCGTGGCAGAACCCCCATTGGCTATTGTGCGTGGCACAGCGGCTACGGTTAATGGCGGTATTCTGGTAACGCCTACTTTGCTGGATAAGGAAGACCCAGCCAATGCCACAGTCAGCGCGCCCGGCATAAGCCCGCAATTTGCCAGCGGCATTCAAAATGCAGCGCTTGAGCAAAGCGTGGAAGATGATACTCAAAGCAGCGGAGCAGATGCCCCAGTTACGCCCGCAGGCCCGCGTATTCTTTCCGAAAAAGTATCCAGCCTTCTGCGTCGTCTTTTACGGCTGGATGTTACCCACGGCACAGGGCGCACTGCGGAATCTCCGGGGTATTTTGTGGGCGGTAAAACCGGCACGGCAGAAAAAATTGGCCCACATGGTGGCTACCTGAAGCACGTCAATATCTCGGCTTTTACAGGCATTTTCCCCATGAACTCACCGCATTATGCTGTGTATGTTATGCTGGATAGCCCCAAACCCACACCCCAAACCCACGGCTGGACCACAGCAGGCTGGAACGCGGCACCTACTGTTTCCAAAATTGTTTCACGCATTGGCCCCATGCTCCAGATTTTTCCAGATACAGAGCATGCTGAGCAAATTGATGCGCAAATGGCTCTGCCCCTGCACCCTGCAGTGCCGCGTGGCGTAAGGCCACTTGGCCCTGGGAACGATCCGGGAGACCCGCGTAAAGCGGAAGCCGAACACAAGGCAGAAAAAGAAGCCCTTAAACGTGCTATGGCTGAACGCAAAAAAGCGGCTGCGGAGGTTATGGACGAATGA
- a CDS encoding UDP-N-acetylmuramoyl-L-alanyl-D-glutamate--2,6-diaminopimelate ligase, producing MSLPLSTLLAAVGLPALPGNPEISSITADSRQVKPGTLFAALPGVKADGRAFIATAVQNGAAAVLAPADTQWPTDVPACPLVLASNPRHALALMAAVLAGPQPQHLVAITGTNGKTSTADFMRQIWALQGFKAAAIGTLGLTGAEETSISFPALTTPDSVALANGLAALTQAGFQHVALEASSHGLEQGRLDGLHLAAAGFTNLTRDHLDYHLTIEAYRTAKLKLFDTLLPEHAIAAANADMDAQTLQAIRAIAARRNLRLRLVGEHGTTLRLVAHNALPAGQELTIEHDGRTSTVLLPIPGRFQADNVLLAVALAAQDNAEIARILPLLPHLKGVRGRLERATVLPNGACAYVDYAHTPDALARLLASLRPHARGKLIVVLGAGGDRDSGKRPLMGQEAVKGADIAIITDDNPRTENPASIRADIKTGAPQALEIADRKQAIAEALSMLKADDVLVVAGKGHEQGQIIGNTILPFDDAAVLRTLAGHP from the coding sequence ATGAGCCTTCCTCTTTCCACCCTTCTTGCTGCTGTAGGGCTTCCGGCTCTGCCCGGAAATCCTGAAATTTCTTCCATTACAGCGGACAGTCGGCAGGTAAAACCGGGCACGCTTTTTGCCGCGTTGCCGGGTGTAAAAGCCGATGGCCGGGCCTTTATCGCAACTGCCGTGCAAAATGGTGCAGCAGCAGTTTTGGCACCCGCAGATACACAATGGCCGACTGATGTACCCGCCTGCCCGCTGGTTCTGGCATCTAACCCACGCCACGCACTGGCGCTTATGGCGGCTGTTCTGGCGGGGCCGCAGCCACAGCATCTGGTAGCTATTACTGGCACAAATGGCAAAACCAGCACTGCGGATTTTATGCGCCAGATCTGGGCGTTGCAGGGCTTTAAGGCCGCTGCCATTGGCACGCTTGGCCTTACCGGGGCGGAAGAAACTTCCATTTCATTTCCAGCACTTACCACGCCAGATTCGGTTGCCCTTGCCAATGGGCTGGCAGCGCTTACTCAAGCTGGCTTTCAGCATGTGGCGCTGGAAGCCTCATCCCACGGGTTGGAACAAGGGCGGCTAGATGGTTTACATCTTGCCGCAGCGGGTTTTACCAATCTAACACGTGATCACCTTGATTATCATCTGACCATAGAGGCCTATCGCACAGCCAAATTGAAGCTGTTTGATACCCTTTTGCCAGAACATGCCATTGCGGCTGCCAATGCCGATATGGATGCACAAACGCTCCAAGCCATCCGTGCCATTGCCGCACGGCGGAACCTACGGTTAAGGCTGGTTGGAGAGCACGGCACAACACTCCGCCTTGTAGCACATAACGCTCTCCCCGCCGGGCAGGAATTGACCATTGAACACGATGGCCGCACGAGCACGGTTCTGCTGCCTATTCCGGGCCGCTTTCAGGCAGACAACGTATTGCTGGCTGTAGCCTTGGCCGCACAGGATAATGCCGAAATTGCGCGTATTCTCCCCCTTCTGCCCCATCTTAAAGGGGTGCGGGGACGTCTGGAACGCGCAACAGTGCTGCCCAACGGAGCCTGCGCCTATGTGGATTACGCCCATACGCCAGATGCACTGGCACGGCTTTTGGCATCTTTACGCCCCCACGCACGCGGCAAACTGATTGTTGTTTTGGGCGCAGGCGGAGACCGCGATAGTGGCAAGCGCCCTCTTATGGGGCAGGAAGCCGTAAAAGGTGCGGATATTGCCATTATTACAGATGACAACCCGCGCACAGAAAACCCGGCCTCCATTCGTGCAGATATAAAAACCGGCGCTCCGCAAGCGCTGGAAATTGCAGATAGAAAACAGGCAATAGCAGAAGCTCTTTCCATGCTTAAAGCAGACGACGTACTGGTTGTGGCCGGCAAAGGTCACGAACAGGGACAAATTATAGGCAATACCATTTTACCGTTTGATGATGCCGCCGTGTTGCGCACACTGGCGGGCCATCCATGA
- a CDS encoding UDP-N-acetylmuramoyl-tripeptide--D-alanyl-D-alanine ligase: MSLLWTREELETATGGTFLGNAPVSVTGISIDTRSLAPGDLFIALKGDNSDGHAHIATALEKGAAAVLAHSAEGLTDPRILLVSDTMLGLQKLALAARTRFKGKVVAVTGSVGKTTTKEMLRLCLAPSGLTHAAEASYNNHWGVPLTLARLPREAAFCISEIGMNHPGEILPLAKMVQPNVAVITTIGSAHLGHMGSLDAIAAEKASIITALPAGGIAIVPDDAHGTPFFTAAAVKAQAVLWPCGVNPQSTAHLSHLQTGADGSHFDVSILGKTFNVHLPAPGTHLARNAVVALAACAALGADVAKAAAALAAFRPGNGRGALTKIAGGAITLLDESYNASAASIRAALDVVRHIPATRRIAVLGDMRELGEFSISEHQALAAPTASAADLVFCCGSYMKTLFDALPPSKQGAWAESAALLAPHVCAALRKGDAVLVKGSLGSRMRDIIAALNALPAVECA, translated from the coding sequence ATGAGCCTTTTGTGGACGCGCGAAGAACTGGAAACCGCAACGGGTGGAACGTTTTTAGGAAATGCTCCTGTTTCCGTTACCGGCATTTCAATTGATACACGTTCCCTTGCCCCCGGAGACCTGTTTATTGCCCTCAAAGGCGACAACAGCGATGGCCATGCGCACATTGCTACAGCGCTAGAAAAAGGTGCCGCGGCCGTTCTGGCTCATTCAGCCGAAGGGTTAACAGACCCGCGTATTCTGCTGGTATCTGATACCATGCTGGGCCTTCAAAAACTGGCACTGGCCGCACGGACGCGCTTTAAGGGTAAAGTTGTAGCCGTAACGGGCAGCGTGGGTAAAACCACCACCAAGGAAATGCTGCGCCTTTGCTTGGCACCTTCTGGCCTGACACATGCGGCCGAGGCCTCCTACAACAACCATTGGGGCGTGCCTCTTACCCTTGCGCGCCTACCGCGAGAGGCTGCTTTCTGTATCAGTGAAATTGGCATGAACCATCCGGGAGAAATTCTTCCGCTTGCCAAAATGGTGCAGCCAAATGTGGCCGTTATCACCACCATTGGCTCAGCGCATCTGGGCCATATGGGCAGTCTGGATGCTATTGCAGCAGAAAAAGCCTCCATTATTACCGCACTGCCCGCAGGCGGTATTGCCATTGTGCCGGATGATGCGCACGGCACACCGTTTTTTACAGCAGCAGCAGTAAAAGCGCAGGCTGTTTTGTGGCCCTGTGGTGTAAACCCTCAAAGCACTGCACATCTGAGCCATTTGCAAACTGGTGCTGATGGCTCGCACTTTGATGTTTCCATTTTGGGCAAAACTTTCAACGTCCACCTTCCCGCCCCCGGCACTCATCTGGCCCGCAACGCCGTTGTGGCACTCGCAGCTTGTGCCGCCCTAGGTGCAGATGTTGCAAAAGCCGCAGCCGCATTGGCAGCTTTCCGTCCGGGCAACGGTCGTGGTGCCCTCACCAAAATTGCCGGTGGGGCCATTACGCTGCTGGATGAAAGTTACAATGCCTCAGCGGCTTCCATCCGGGCTGCTTTGGATGTTGTGCGCCATATTCCTGCCACGCGCCGTATTGCCGTTCTGGGCGATATGCGTGAACTGGGTGAATTTTCCATTTCCGAACATCAAGCGCTTGCTGCCCCTACAGCCAGTGCTGCTGACCTCGTTTTTTGCTGCGGATCCTACATGAAAACCCTTTTTGATGCCCTTCCGCCCTCTAAGCAGGGCGCATGGGCAGAAAGCGCTGCTTTACTTGCTCCTCATGTCTGCGCGGCTTTGCGCAAAGGAGACGCCGTGTTGGTGAAAGGCAGTTTAGGGAGCCGCATGCGTGATATTATTGCAGCACTCAACGCACTTCCCGCAGTGGAGTGTGCCTAA
- the mraY gene encoding phospho-N-acetylmuramoyl-pentapeptide-transferase, whose amino-acid sequence MLYMLISHAAHDGHITILNLLRYITFRAGCACMTALGISLLLGRPLIRMLRRIQREGQPIRAVGPERHILEKTGTPTMGGVLILISLVISMLIWGDLENGFVWAVMLTTLGFGAIGFADDYRKLARRNTDGLSKRARLGGEFGISLICGLWLQYLMPPELANHLAFPFVKDLLLPMGILYPAFAMIVITGFGNAVNFTDGLDGLAIGPVIVASLVFAILSYLVGNHVFADYLQIHAVPGTGELAVFCAALVGAGLGFLWFNAPPASVFMGDTGSLSLGGALGSLAVAIKHELVLCIVGGLFVAETLSVVIQVFWYKRTGRRVFLMAPFHHHFEKKGWAEPKIVIRFWIVSIVLGLCGLATLKLR is encoded by the coding sequence ATGCTGTATATGCTAATTTCTCACGCTGCGCATGATGGACACATCACAATCCTGAACCTGCTGCGCTACATCACGTTCCGCGCGGGGTGTGCGTGTATGACAGCCCTTGGCATCAGCCTGCTTCTTGGCCGCCCGCTTATTAGAATGCTGCGCCGTATCCAACGCGAAGGTCAGCCCATTCGCGCCGTTGGCCCTGAACGCCACATTCTGGAAAAAACCGGCACGCCCACAATGGGGGGGGTCCTTATTTTGATTTCTCTGGTGATCTCCATGCTGATTTGGGGAGATCTGGAAAACGGGTTTGTGTGGGCCGTTATGCTCACCACGCTGGGTTTTGGCGCCATTGGGTTTGCAGATGATTACCGCAAACTTGCGCGCCGCAACACGGATGGTCTTTCCAAACGCGCCCGGCTTGGTGGAGAATTTGGTATCTCGCTTATCTGCGGGTTATGGCTGCAATATCTTATGCCACCAGAACTGGCAAACCATCTGGCTTTTCCGTTTGTAAAAGACCTTCTGCTGCCGATGGGTATTCTCTACCCTGCGTTCGCCATGATCGTGATTACCGGCTTTGGCAATGCGGTTAACTTTACCGATGGGCTGGATGGGCTGGCTATTGGCCCCGTTATTGTGGCTTCCTTAGTGTTTGCCATTCTTTCCTATCTGGTCGGCAACCACGTTTTTGCTGATTACCTGCAAATCCACGCCGTGCCCGGTACGGGGGAACTGGCCGTATTCTGCGCCGCTCTTGTGGGGGCTGGCCTTGGGTTTTTGTGGTTTAACGCCCCTCCGGCCTCGGTCTTTATGGGGGATACAGGCTCTCTTTCCCTTGGTGGTGCACTGGGTTCCCTAGCCGTAGCTATCAAGCATGAACTGGTGCTGTGCATTGTGGGTGGCCTGTTTGTGGCGGAAACACTTTCTGTGGTCATTCAGGTGTTTTGGTACAAACGCACAGGTCGGCGTGTGTTTCTTATGGCCCCTTTCCACCACCATTTTGAGAAAAAAGGGTGGGCAGAACCCAAAATTGTCATCCGGTTCTGGATTGTCTCCATTGTTCTGGGGCTGTGTGGTCTGGCCACGCTGAAACTAAGATGA